Proteins encoded by one window of Gordonia jinghuaiqii:
- a CDS encoding ABC transporter ATP-binding protein, giving the protein MIRGFYTILGSERARMVVFLSWVVVYGVAQGLAMLTLVPIVKHLLTGDLSAAAMWLWPLAVLTVICAVSAYIQSHKGMTMALYAMRMLHHRLGDHMVTLPLGWFTRDRIGDVSQIAVKGTMFVGSTGAHYITPVVVNTVSSVVVVLGICFFDWRIGLLMVAGTLLLMYVGKVSSRFLSKAEGRKRAEAVKVNNRVLEFARCQAVLRAFGDADSAHAPLAEALGQQARVGKSMLWRSILGILLNGLSVQLVFSAVLALGAWLAVSGSIEPALLVAVFGLAARFFGPIGELAELGSTLRMSTDEINRITGVLDTDRMPAPEQPTPITEPGAVELDGVAFGYDDTQQVLRNVSLRARPGTMTALVGPSGSGKSTIFRLIARFYDVDGGAVKVGGVDVREQETGALMGQLSQVFQDVYLFDDTLWENIKLGRPDATDDEIRAAAETAGVTSIVERLPSGWDTVVGEGGSALSGGERQRVSIARALLKDAPIVLFDEATSALDPENESHVAESIRRLADRSTVLVIAHKLSTVIAADQIVVLDDQGGVDDIGTHDELLTRGGRYTEFWNQRTAAAGWVLTP; this is encoded by the coding sequence ATGATCCGCGGTTTCTACACGATCCTGGGCTCCGAACGCGCCCGCATGGTCGTCTTCCTCAGCTGGGTCGTCGTCTACGGCGTCGCGCAGGGCCTGGCGATGCTGACGTTGGTGCCGATCGTGAAACACCTGCTCACCGGCGATCTCTCGGCCGCGGCGATGTGGTTGTGGCCGTTGGCGGTTCTCACCGTCATCTGCGCGGTCAGCGCGTACATCCAGTCCCACAAGGGCATGACCATGGCGCTGTATGCGATGCGGATGCTGCATCACCGTCTCGGTGACCACATGGTGACCCTGCCGCTCGGCTGGTTCACCCGCGACCGCATCGGTGATGTCTCCCAGATCGCGGTCAAGGGCACGATGTTCGTCGGCAGCACCGGCGCGCACTACATCACCCCGGTCGTGGTGAACACGGTCAGTTCGGTCGTCGTCGTTCTCGGGATCTGCTTCTTCGACTGGCGGATCGGGCTGTTGATGGTCGCCGGGACGCTGCTCCTGATGTATGTCGGCAAGGTGTCCAGCCGGTTCCTCTCGAAAGCCGAGGGCCGCAAGCGGGCCGAGGCCGTCAAGGTCAACAATCGGGTGCTGGAGTTCGCCCGCTGCCAGGCCGTGTTGCGTGCATTCGGCGACGCCGACTCCGCCCACGCCCCCTTGGCCGAGGCTCTCGGACAGCAGGCGCGCGTGGGCAAGTCGATGCTGTGGCGGTCGATCCTGGGCATCCTGCTCAACGGGTTGTCGGTGCAGCTCGTGTTCAGCGCCGTGCTCGCGCTCGGTGCGTGGCTGGCGGTGTCCGGCTCCATCGAGCCGGCGCTGCTGGTCGCGGTCTTCGGCCTGGCGGCGCGCTTCTTCGGCCCCATCGGCGAACTCGCCGAACTCGGATCGACGCTGCGCATGTCGACCGACGAGATCAACCGCATCACCGGTGTCCTCGACACCGACCGCATGCCCGCACCGGAGCAGCCCACACCGATCACCGAGCCCGGCGCCGTCGAACTCGACGGTGTCGCTTTCGGTTACGACGACACCCAGCAGGTGTTGCGCAACGTGTCGCTGCGCGCACGCCCGGGCACGATGACCGCGCTCGTCGGGCCGTCGGGTTCGGGCAAGTCGACGATCTTCCGGCTCATCGCCCGCTTCTACGATGTCGACGGCGGCGCCGTGAAGGTCGGCGGCGTCGACGTCCGCGAGCAGGAGACGGGCGCCCTGATGGGGCAGTTGTCCCAGGTGTTCCAGGACGTCTACCTCTTCGACGACACCCTGTGGGAGAACATCAAACTCGGCCGGCCCGACGCCACCGACGACGAGATCCGCGCGGCCGCGGAGACCGCGGGTGTCACCTCCATCGTCGAACGTCTGCCCAGTGGTTGGGACACCGTGGTCGGCGAAGGCGGTTCTGCGCTGTCCGGCGGTGAGCGGCAACGTGTCTCGATCGCACGTGCGCTCCTCAAGGATGCCCCGATCGTGCTCTTCGACGAGGCGACCAGCGCGCTCGACCCGGAGAACGAATCCCATGTCGCGGAGTCGATCCGCCGCCTGGCCGACCGCAGCACCGTGCTCGTCATCGCGCACAAGCTGTCCACGGTGATCGCCGCCGACCAGATCGTCGTGCTCGACGACCAGGGCGGTGTCGACGACATCGGCACCCACGACGAACTACTCACCCGCGGTGGGCGTTACACCGAGTTCTGGAATCAGCGCACCGCTGCGGCCGGTTGGGTGCTCACGCCATAG
- a CDS encoding ABC transporter ATP-binding protein, with amino-acid sequence MTIGGTDVAAPTSAQESAGVPDDPKAARTAARAEAKAKAAALADVLAPVKTRTTLAQLVQIIASAATVVPFIGIVELGRALLEPGPVDSGRVWLVVWLVVAGLAARAAFSFLALAITHFADLDLQAQLRIRIADKLGRLPLGWFSRTSSGAVRKSVQNDVADLHYLVAHATVEATAAILSPLFALVYCFVLDWRLGLLAVATVPLYALTYSYMARDLTAEMEKMDKGVARISATIVEFIAGVAVVKTFGQTGKAHRRFVDAADEFNDDFAGYMGPMLRVQAITTVLISAPLILLVNLGVGYWFVDSGWVTPIELVGSTLIAMVLPTALLTVSTAVHTRQQASAAALRIAGLLAEPELAVPEKPQVPAGHDVRIENVHFTYPPRLGVPSGVKALDGVSVELAEGTVTALVGPSGSGKSTLATLLPRFGDPDSGAVRIGGVDVRDIATSELYRHVGFVLQDVQLLTMSVRDNIRLGRPEASDEQVYDAARAAQIHERILELPDGYDSVVGDGAHFSGGEAQRISIARALLADPPILVLDEATAFADPESEAQIQQAIGVLMAGRTVLVIAHRLGSITHADNIVVLDRGRVVEQGRQDDLVARGGLYATMWASYEAGTSRRDEEIARGAVTATNEVTR; translated from the coding sequence ATGACAATTGGCGGAACCGATGTGGCCGCACCGACATCAGCGCAGGAATCCGCGGGTGTCCCCGACGATCCGAAAGCCGCCCGGACCGCCGCTCGAGCGGAGGCCAAGGCGAAGGCCGCGGCTCTCGCCGACGTCCTCGCCCCGGTGAAGACGCGGACCACCCTCGCCCAGCTCGTCCAGATCATCGCCTCGGCCGCCACCGTCGTGCCGTTCATCGGCATCGTCGAGCTCGGCCGCGCCCTCCTGGAACCGGGACCGGTCGACTCCGGACGGGTCTGGCTGGTCGTCTGGCTGGTCGTCGCCGGTCTCGCGGCGCGCGCCGCCTTCAGCTTCCTGGCCCTGGCGATCACCCATTTCGCCGACCTCGACCTGCAGGCGCAACTTCGAATCCGCATCGCCGACAAGCTCGGTCGGCTGCCGCTCGGCTGGTTCAGCCGGACGAGTTCGGGTGCGGTCCGCAAGTCGGTGCAGAACGACGTCGCCGATCTGCACTATCTCGTCGCGCACGCGACCGTCGAGGCGACCGCGGCGATCCTGTCGCCGCTGTTCGCGCTCGTCTACTGCTTCGTCCTGGACTGGCGTCTCGGTCTGCTGGCCGTCGCCACGGTGCCGCTCTACGCCCTGACGTACTCCTACATGGCGCGCGACCTGACCGCCGAGATGGAGAAGATGGACAAGGGGGTGGCGCGTATCAGCGCCACCATCGTCGAGTTCATCGCCGGTGTGGCCGTGGTGAAGACCTTCGGGCAGACGGGCAAGGCGCATCGTCGTTTCGTCGATGCCGCCGACGAGTTCAACGACGACTTCGCCGGATACATGGGCCCGATGCTGCGCGTCCAGGCCATCACGACGGTGTTGATCAGCGCACCGCTGATCCTGCTGGTCAATCTGGGCGTCGGCTACTGGTTCGTGGACTCCGGCTGGGTGACGCCGATCGAACTGGTCGGTTCGACGCTGATCGCGATGGTCCTGCCGACCGCGCTGCTGACCGTGTCGACGGCCGTGCACACCCGGCAGCAGGCCTCGGCGGCGGCGTTGCGCATCGCCGGCCTGCTCGCCGAGCCCGAGCTGGCCGTCCCGGAGAAGCCGCAGGTGCCCGCGGGCCACGACGTGCGGATCGAGAACGTGCACTTCACCTATCCGCCGCGCCTCGGCGTGCCGTCGGGTGTGAAGGCGCTCGACGGCGTCAGCGTCGAACTCGCCGAGGGCACCGTGACCGCGCTCGTGGGCCCGTCGGGCAGCGGCAAGTCGACCCTCGCCACCCTGTTGCCGCGGTTCGGCGATCCGGACTCCGGTGCCGTGCGCATCGGTGGGGTCGATGTCCGCGACATCGCGACGAGCGAGCTCTACCGCCACGTGGGATTCGTGTTGCAGGACGTGCAGCTGCTGACGATGTCGGTACGCGACAACATCCGACTCGGCCGTCCCGAGGCCTCCGACGAGCAGGTCTACGACGCGGCCCGTGCGGCGCAGATCCACGAACGCATCCTGGAACTGCCGGACGGCTACGACTCCGTCGTCGGCGACGGCGCGCATTTCTCCGGCGGTGAGGCGCAACGGATCTCGATCGCCCGCGCACTGCTGGCCGATCCCCCGATCCTGGTGCTCGACGAGGCGACCGCCTTCGCCGATCCCGAGTCGGAGGCCCAGATCCAGCAGGCGATCGGTGTCCTGATGGCAGGGCGCACCGTGCTCGTCATCGCGCACCGGCTGGGCTCGATCACCCACGCCGACAACATCGTCGTGCTCGACCGCGGTCGCGTCGTCGAACAGGGCCGTCAGGACGACCTGGTCGCCCGCGGCGGTCTGTACGCGACGATGTGGGCCAGCTACGAGGCCGGAACCAGTCGACGGGACGAGGAGATCGCGCGCGGCGCGGTCACCGCGACGAACGAGGTGACACGATGA
- a CDS encoding TetR/AcrR family transcriptional regulator, producing the protein MSPRGQTRARTATGPQTPARSSRRDELLATAAQMFAEQGLRSTTVRDIADAAGILSGSLYHHFDSKESMVDEILRRFLDDLFARYRQIAGAGRTATDTLRGLVIASFESIDAERNAVAIYQDEAKRLAGQDRFAYISERNTEFRKLWQSVLQRGVDDGEFRADLDVELVYRFMRDTVWVAVRWYRPGGSMSVELIADQYLSVVLDGILPR; encoded by the coding sequence TTGTCACCACGTGGTCAGACCCGAGCCCGGACCGCTACCGGGCCGCAAACGCCGGCGCGTTCATCGCGCCGCGACGAGCTGTTGGCGACGGCCGCGCAGATGTTCGCCGAACAGGGCCTACGCTCGACGACGGTCCGTGACATCGCCGACGCCGCAGGCATCCTCTCGGGCAGCCTCTATCACCATTTCGACTCCAAGGAGTCGATGGTCGACGAGATCCTCCGACGATTCCTCGACGACCTCTTCGCCCGCTACCGGCAGATCGCCGGCGCCGGACGCACCGCGACCGACACCCTCCGCGGGCTCGTGATCGCGTCGTTCGAGTCCATCGACGCCGAGCGCAACGCGGTCGCGATCTATCAGGACGAGGCCAAGCGCCTCGCCGGCCAGGACCGGTTCGCCTACATCTCCGAGCGCAACACCGAGTTCCGCAAGCTGTGGCAGTCGGTGCTGCAGCGCGGCGTCGACGACGGGGAGTTCCGTGCCGACCTCGACGTCGAACTCGTCTACCGGTTCATGCGGGACACCGTCTGGGTCGCCGTGCGGTGGTATCGCCCCGGCGGTTCGATGTCGGTCGAGCTGATCGCCGACCAGTACCTGTCGGTCGTACTCGACGGCATCCTGCCGCGCTGA
- a CDS encoding aldehyde dehydrogenase family protein: MTKPAEHTSTGAPGATRGVSSEAHTLTELVEIQRAAFLRDGIPDADTRIDRITRLAALLLDNADEIAAALAEDFGSRPRELSLAADVAGCMIDLAHQRRGVKDWMEESKFAKVQGLLGYKQSVRHDPLGVVGIMGPWNFPLQLTIVPAGSAFAAGNRVLMRPSSVTARTTDVIAKHAPNYFSIEELAVVTSKHGSGSDFAKLKVDHMFFTGSPEVGASVAQEAAKNLIPVTLELGGKNPAVVDIDADIDKAATMLADARLVNGGQVCLCPDYVFVPEAKLGEFTDKVVARWTKNFPSIYDNDQFTSTINQKNYERIVGLIEDAESLGATKRQVIPGGEPLPNAERRKIPPTLLTGVKAGMKIEEDEVFGPVLTVYPYRELSEVISHISSHPHPLTMYWCGDQNERFTKLADNTRSGSINGNDFAIHLFSGELPFGGVGRSGMGGYHGKTGFETFSHARAVAFSTLPITVAEMMSPPFLPKDTKMTNNQLKLWKFFNTRAMKKVRKRLGA, translated from the coding sequence ATGACCAAGCCCGCTGAACACACCAGCACCGGGGCGCCCGGCGCGACGCGCGGCGTCTCGTCGGAAGCGCACACGTTGACCGAACTGGTCGAGATCCAGCGGGCCGCGTTCCTGCGGGACGGGATTCCCGACGCCGACACCCGCATCGACCGCATCACCAGGCTGGCGGCCCTGCTGCTCGACAACGCCGACGAGATCGCCGCCGCACTGGCCGAGGACTTCGGCTCACGACCGCGTGAACTGTCGCTGGCCGCCGACGTCGCGGGCTGCATGATCGACCTCGCCCACCAGCGCCGCGGCGTCAAGGACTGGATGGAAGAGTCCAAGTTCGCCAAGGTGCAGGGCCTGCTGGGTTACAAGCAGAGCGTCCGCCACGACCCGCTCGGCGTGGTGGGCATCATGGGGCCCTGGAACTTCCCGCTCCAGCTGACCATCGTGCCCGCGGGCTCGGCGTTCGCCGCGGGTAACCGTGTCCTGATGCGCCCGTCCTCGGTCACCGCGCGCACCACCGACGTCATCGCCAAGCACGCACCCAACTACTTCTCCATCGAAGAGCTCGCGGTCGTCACCTCCAAGCACGGTTCGGGTTCGGACTTCGCCAAGCTCAAGGTCGACCACATGTTCTTCACCGGCTCACCCGAGGTCGGTGCCTCGGTGGCCCAGGAGGCCGCCAAGAACCTGATCCCGGTGACCCTCGAACTCGGCGGCAAGAATCCGGCGGTCGTCGACATCGACGCCGACATCGACAAGGCCGCGACCATGCTCGCCGACGCCCGCCTGGTCAACGGCGGCCAGGTCTGCCTGTGCCCCGACTACGTCTTCGTCCCGGAGGCCAAGCTCGGCGAGTTCACCGACAAGGTCGTCGCGCGGTGGACCAAGAACTTCCCGTCGATCTATGACAACGATCAGTTCACCTCGACGATCAACCAGAAGAACTACGAGCGCATCGTCGGCCTGATCGAGGACGCCGAGAGCCTCGGCGCCACCAAGCGTCAGGTCATCCCGGGCGGCGAGCCGCTCCCGAACGCCGAGCGCCGCAAGATCCCGCCGACCCTGCTCACCGGGGTCAAGGCCGGCATGAAGATCGAGGAGGACGAGGTCTTCGGTCCGGTGCTGACGGTGTATCCCTACCGCGAACTGTCCGAGGTCATCAGCCACATCAGCTCGCACCCGCATCCGCTGACGATGTACTGGTGCGGCGACCAGAACGAGCGGTTCACCAAGCTCGCCGACAACACCCGCAGCGGCTCGATCAACGGCAACGACTTCGCCATCCACCTGTTCAGCGGTGAGCTGCCGTTCGGCGGCGTGGGACGCAGCGGCATGGGCGGTTACCACGGGAAGACGGGCTTCGAGACCTTCAGCCACGCGCGTGCGGTCGCCTTCTCGACGCTGCCGATCACGGTCGCCGAGATGATGTCGCCGCCGTTCCTGCCCAAGGACACGAAGATGACGAACAACCAGCTCAAGCTCTGGAAGTTCTTCAACACCCGCGCCATGAAGAAGGTGCGCAAGCGCCTGGGCGCCTAG
- a CDS encoding acetyl-CoA C-acetyltransferase: MTTPQAYIVDAIRTPVGKRNGSLAKTHPADLGAHIISALVERTGIDPNVVDDVVFGCVDAIGPQAGNIARTAWLAAGLPLDIPGTTVDRQCGSSQQAIHFAAQGVMSGTQDVVVAGGVQNMSAIPISQAMIAGQEFGFTTPTAESTGWRKRFGDAEVSQFVGAGMMADKWDISREDMERWALQSHERARAAIAAGRFDNENIPLGDCVVDECPRETSMEKMAGLQPLAEGSRLTAAVASQISDGSAATLVVSERALKEYGLTPRARIHHMSVRGDDPVMMLSAPIPATKYALDKTGMSIDDIDVVEINEAFAPVVLAWLKETGADPAKVNPNGGAIALGHPLGATGAKLFATLLNELERTGGRYGLQTMCEGGGTANVTIIERLG; encoded by the coding sequence ATGACCACGCCGCAGGCCTACATCGTCGACGCCATCCGCACCCCCGTCGGCAAGCGCAACGGCTCGCTCGCCAAAACCCACCCCGCCGACCTCGGCGCACACATCATCTCCGCGCTCGTCGAGCGCACCGGGATCGACCCGAATGTCGTCGACGACGTGGTCTTCGGTTGCGTCGACGCCATCGGCCCGCAGGCGGGCAACATCGCGCGCACCGCATGGCTGGCTGCGGGGCTGCCCCTGGACATCCCGGGCACCACCGTGGACCGTCAGTGCGGGTCCAGCCAGCAGGCCATCCACTTCGCCGCGCAGGGCGTCATGAGCGGCACGCAGGACGTCGTCGTCGCCGGTGGCGTGCAGAACATGAGCGCCATCCCCATCTCGCAGGCCATGATCGCCGGCCAGGAGTTCGGATTCACCACTCCCACCGCCGAATCCACCGGTTGGCGCAAGCGCTTCGGGGATGCCGAGGTGTCCCAGTTCGTCGGCGCGGGCATGATGGCCGACAAGTGGGACATCAGTCGGGAGGACATGGAACGCTGGGCGCTGCAGTCACATGAGCGTGCCCGCGCCGCCATCGCCGCCGGTCGCTTCGACAACGAGAACATCCCGCTCGGAGACTGCGTCGTCGACGAATGCCCCCGCGAGACCTCGATGGAGAAGATGGCCGGGCTGCAGCCGCTCGCCGAGGGATCGCGCCTCACGGCCGCGGTCGCCTCACAGATCTCCGACGGATCGGCGGCCACACTCGTCGTATCCGAGCGGGCGCTGAAAGAGTACGGTCTCACCCCGCGCGCCCGGATCCACCACATGTCGGTGCGCGGCGACGACCCCGTCATGATGCTGTCGGCACCCATCCCGGCCACCAAATACGCCCTGGACAAGACCGGCATGTCCATCGACGACATCGACGTCGTGGAGATCAACGAGGCGTTCGCGCCAGTCGTACTGGCCTGGCTGAAAGAGACCGGCGCAGACCCGGCGAAGGTCAACCCCAACGGCGGCGCCATCGCGCTGGGTCACCCCCTCGGCGCGACCGGAGCCAAGCTCTTCGCGACCCTGCTCAACGAACTCGAACGCACCGGCGGCCGCTACGGCCTCCAGACGATGTGTGAGGGCGGCGGGACCGCCAACGTCACCATCATCGAGCGGCTGGGCTGA
- a CDS encoding SDR family oxidoreductase translates to MTPTDLGTADSRVISPLATPPAETPGHNLLLGKKVVVTAAAGTGIGFASARRALLEGADVLISDWHERRLGEAAAKLSAEFPERTVTQRTCNVQVTAEVDALIADAATELGRIDVLVNNAGLGGETPVAEMTDEEWDRVLDITLTGTFRATRAALRYFGSVEHNGVIVNNASVLGWRAQRGQAHYAAAKAGVMALTRCSAIEAADVGVRINAIAPSIAKHPFLAKVTSDDLLDELAAKEAYGRAAEVWEVAATVAMLASDYTTYLTGEVVSISSQRA, encoded by the coding sequence ATGACCCCCACCGATCTGGGCACAGCAGATTCGCGAGTGATCTCCCCGCTGGCCACCCCGCCGGCCGAGACGCCCGGGCACAACCTGCTGCTCGGCAAGAAGGTGGTGGTCACCGCGGCGGCCGGCACCGGAATCGGCTTCGCCTCGGCGCGGCGCGCTCTGCTCGAAGGCGCCGACGTCCTGATCAGCGACTGGCACGAACGACGCCTCGGGGAGGCCGCCGCCAAGCTGTCCGCGGAATTCCCCGAACGGACCGTCACCCAGCGCACCTGCAACGTGCAGGTGACCGCCGAGGTCGACGCGCTGATCGCCGATGCCGCAACCGAACTCGGGCGCATCGACGTGCTGGTCAACAACGCCGGCCTCGGCGGTGAGACACCGGTCGCCGAGATGACCGACGAGGAATGGGATCGCGTCCTCGACATCACGTTGACCGGTACCTTCCGCGCCACCCGGGCCGCACTCCGGTACTTCGGGTCGGTCGAGCACAACGGCGTGATCGTCAACAACGCCTCGGTCCTCGGGTGGCGTGCCCAGCGCGGACAGGCGCATTACGCCGCGGCCAAGGCCGGGGTGATGGCACTGACCCGTTGTTCGGCAATCGAAGCCGCCGACGTCGGCGTCCGCATCAACGCGATCGCGCCGTCGATCGCCAAACACCCGTTCCTCGCGAAGGTCACCAGCGACGACCTGCTCGACGAGCTGGCCGCCAAGGAAGCCTACGGCCGGGCCGCCGAGGTCTGGGAGGTCGCCGCGACCGTCGCGATGCTGGCCAGCGACTACACCACCTACCTGACCGGCGAGGTCGTCTCGATCTCCAGTCAGCGAGCCTGA
- a CDS encoding acyl-CoA dehydrogenase family protein, with the protein MTSINLADRAVDLGEWAKTTPDSAAVFAAAVRTWLDENLAGDFASLKGRGGPGSEHEFFAERLEWDRHLARAGWTCIGWPTEYGGRGATLEQRIIFHREYARANAPARVNHLGEELLGPTLIEFGTAEQKKRFLPHIVDVTELWSQGYSEPGAGSDLAGVSTSARLDDGKWVINGQKIWTSLAHVAQWVFVIARTEQGSQRHAGLSFLLVPLDQPGITVRPIQQLTGTSEFNEVFFDDAQTDADLIVGEPGDGWKVAMGLLQFERGVSTLGQQVGFARELDNLVDVARGNGALDDPELASRLARADIGLKVMRAHAQRTLDGDVTSQAGAASVSKLLWANWHRDLGELAMDVVGAPSLIGPAATAEGKVNDIADPEHVELDEWQRLYLFTRADTIYGGSNEVQRNIIAERVLGLPREAR; encoded by the coding sequence ATGACCTCGATCAATCTCGCCGATCGTGCCGTCGACCTGGGCGAATGGGCGAAGACGACGCCCGATTCCGCAGCCGTGTTCGCAGCGGCCGTGCGTACCTGGCTCGACGAGAACCTGGCCGGCGATTTCGCCTCCCTGAAGGGCCGTGGCGGTCCCGGCAGTGAACACGAGTTCTTTGCCGAACGTCTCGAATGGGACCGTCACCTCGCGCGGGCCGGGTGGACCTGCATCGGCTGGCCGACCGAATACGGCGGGCGCGGCGCGACTCTCGAGCAGCGGATCATCTTCCATCGCGAATACGCCCGCGCGAATGCCCCCGCCCGCGTGAACCACCTGGGGGAGGAACTGCTCGGGCCGACGCTCATCGAGTTCGGGACCGCCGAGCAGAAGAAGCGTTTCCTCCCGCACATCGTCGACGTCACCGAGTTGTGGTCGCAGGGCTACTCCGAGCCCGGGGCCGGCTCCGACCTGGCAGGCGTCTCGACATCGGCCCGTCTCGACGACGGCAAATGGGTCATCAACGGACAGAAGATCTGGACCTCGCTCGCGCACGTCGCGCAATGGGTGTTCGTGATCGCCCGGACCGAGCAGGGTTCGCAGAGGCATGCGGGCCTGAGTTTCCTGCTCGTGCCGCTCGACCAACCCGGGATCACCGTCCGGCCGATCCAACAGCTCACCGGCACTTCCGAATTCAACGAGGTCTTCTTCGACGACGCGCAGACCGACGCCGACCTGATCGTCGGCGAACCCGGCGACGGCTGGAAGGTCGCTATGGGTCTGTTGCAGTTCGAACGCGGCGTGTCCACGCTGGGCCAGCAGGTCGGCTTCGCTCGTGAACTGGACAATCTCGTGGACGTCGCACGCGGCAACGGTGCCCTCGACGATCCCGAACTCGCCTCGAGGCTCGCCCGTGCCGACATCGGGCTGAAAGTCATGCGGGCACACGCACAACGGACGCTGGACGGCGACGTGACATCGCAAGCAGGCGCTGCGTCGGTGTCGAAGCTGTTGTGGGCCAACTGGCATCGCGATCTCGGCGAACTGGCGATGGACGTCGTCGGGGCACCGTCGCTGATCGGTCCGGCCGCGACCGCCGAGGGCAAGGTCAACGACATCGCCGACCCCGAACACGTCGAACTCGACGAATGGCAACGGCTCTACCTGTTCACCCGTGCCGACACGATCTACGGCGGCTCGAACGAGGTACAGCGCAACATCATCGCCGAGCGAGTGCTCGGCCTTCCCCGAGAGGCACGCTGA
- a CDS encoding FadD3 family acyl-CoA ligase has product MAQTSLLGKLSAITTPAALQHAAHSWPDRIALIDGQWHPSSHPTPESTPKLESTPKLELTWAQFHDAVRAFAGALVASGIEAGDRIAVWSPNSYHWPIAALGVHYAGATLVPLNTRYTAGEAVEIIERSGAEGVVVSGEFLGADHAAELLRDHRGSMPDLVVRVPLSQSAPAPEGAVDWPDFLERGTAESLAEADRRAAAVSPDDISDILFTSGTTGKSKGVLATHRQTVTGSHGWGANAGLHPGDRYLMVNPYFHTFGYKAGILPCVLFGVAMLPLAVYSPQQAMKLVSDEGATVFPGAPTIFQTILDDPQRADHDLSTLRIVITGAAIVPVVLVERLQKDLGVDTVITAYGLTEASGFVSTCTAEDDDETVANTCGRAFPGMEIKLSDDGEVLARGDMVMVGYLDDPESTAQTIDADGWLHTGDIGTLDERGNLTITDRLKDMYISGGFNVYPAEVEQTLARLEGVTESAVIGVPDARLGEVGRAYLTLREGTDLDEETVIAYAKQHLANFKVPRSVVFVEEFPRNAAGKILKRNLT; this is encoded by the coding sequence ATGGCGCAGACCTCCCTGCTCGGGAAACTCTCCGCGATCACGACTCCGGCCGCACTGCAGCATGCCGCGCACAGCTGGCCCGACCGTATCGCCCTCATCGACGGTCAGTGGCACCCTTCGTCACATCCGACGCCCGAATCGACACCGAAGCTCGAATCGACACCGAAGCTCGAATTGACGTGGGCGCAGTTCCACGACGCCGTCCGCGCCTTCGCCGGCGCGCTCGTGGCTTCGGGGATCGAGGCCGGCGACCGGATCGCGGTCTGGTCACCCAACAGCTACCACTGGCCGATCGCCGCACTCGGCGTCCACTACGCCGGGGCGACGCTCGTCCCCCTGAACACGCGGTACACCGCAGGCGAGGCGGTCGAGATCATCGAGCGTTCCGGCGCCGAGGGCGTCGTCGTCTCGGGTGAGTTCCTCGGTGCCGATCACGCCGCCGAGTTGCTGCGGGACCACCGGGGGTCGATGCCGGACCTGGTGGTGCGGGTGCCGTTGTCGCAGTCGGCGCCGGCGCCGGAAGGAGCGGTGGACTGGCCCGACTTCCTCGAACGTGGGACCGCGGAGTCCTTGGCCGAGGCGGATCGTCGAGCCGCGGCGGTGTCCCCCGACGACATCTCCGACATCCTCTTCACCTCGGGCACCACCGGAAAGTCCAAGGGTGTCCTGGCGACCCACCGTCAGACCGTCACCGGCTCGCACGGCTGGGGCGCCAACGCGGGCCTGCATCCCGGTGACCGCTACCTGATGGTCAATCCGTACTTCCACACGTTCGGCTACAAGGCGGGCATCCTGCCGTGCGTCCTGTTCGGCGTCGCGATGCTGCCGCTGGCCGTGTACTCGCCTCAGCAGGCGATGAAGCTCGTGTCCGACGAGGGCGCGACCGTCTTCCCCGGTGCGCCGACGATCTTCCAGACCATCCTCGACGACCCCCAACGCGCCGACCACGACCTGTCCACGCTGCGCATCGTCATCACCGGCGCGGCGATCGTGCCGGTCGTCCTCGTCGAACGTCTTCAGAAAGACCTGGGTGTCGACACCGTCATCACGGCGTACGGCCTCACCGAGGCGAGCGGGTTCGTCTCCACGTGCACCGCGGAGGACGACGACGAGACCGTCGCCAACACCTGCGGACGGGCGTTCCCGGGTATGGAGATCAAACTCTCCGACGACGGCGAGGTGCTCGCCCGCGGCGACATGGTGATGGTCGGCTACCTCGACGACCCGGAGTCCACCGCGCAGACCATCGATGCCGACGGCTGGCTCCACACCGGAGACATCGGGACGCTGGACGAACGCGGCAATCTCACGATCACCGATCGCCTCAAGGACATGTACATCTCCGGCGGGTTCAACGTGTACCCCGCCGAGGTCGAGCAGACCCTCGCCCGGCTCGAGGGCGTCACCGAATCGGCCGTCATCGGCGTCCCCGACGCCCGGCTCGGCGAGGTGGGACGTGCTTATCTGACGCTCCGTGAGGGCACCGACCTCGACGAGGAGACGGTCATCGCCTACGCCAAGCAGCACCTCGCGAACTTCAAGGTCCCGCGGTCGGTGGTGTTCGTCGAGGAGTTCCCGCGCAACGCCGCGGGCAAGATCCTCAAGCGCAACCTCACCTAG